One Halovivax ruber XH-70 genomic region harbors:
- a CDS encoding S9 family peptidase, translated as MHTPDTQSVDPETLARLPEFYHPVVSPDGSQVAFYYDEHGRNDLYLFDRERGSYEQVTDGEAPRSARWHVQWSRDGSGVYFHQDDAGDEQNDLVRVTADGTVEPIVSVDGQAIFMDTTMDGQTVLYGSDEGEQMNLYRYDTARDERQQLTAYEHPVMYGAFSPDDDRIAYATNESDALENRDAYVMAADGSEKRRLDIGEDGSESTVSGWFPDGERVLVSDNAADLRRVGIYALATDEIEWLGLHEAEEAPAAISPDGRYVLVSRQRRGATMPVVYDLETDEATELAVAEGVASIPGGRTSAFVDDSTLVFSHSRPDARKELYEYDLETHEYEVLLEATYGDVDPDAFVDAEYVTYESEDGLEIGGLLYDPRDGPVRAGDETAVPGVVHVHGGPHARSSKAFGLMAQFLVSRGYAVFQPNYRGSTGRGRAFKQAILGDWGGMEQADVAAGGRWLMDQDWIDADRVAVYGGSYGGYSVYSQLTRYPTLWTTGIASVGITDLHRLYEEDMPHFQYMLRQQMGDPEENHELWRDRSPIEHVDEIERPIYMIHGVNDPRCPIEQARIFRDALEERGWTEGTDYEYTELGEEGHGSTDIEQKVRKFDLLGDYLHRQL; from the coding sequence ATGCACACACCCGACACACAGTCCGTCGACCCCGAGACGCTCGCCCGCCTCCCCGAGTTCTACCACCCCGTCGTCTCACCGGACGGCAGTCAGGTGGCGTTCTACTACGACGAACACGGTCGGAACGACCTCTACCTGTTCGATCGAGAGCGTGGGAGCTACGAGCAGGTCACCGACGGGGAAGCACCGAGGAGCGCGCGCTGGCACGTCCAGTGGAGTCGGGACGGAAGCGGCGTCTACTTCCACCAGGACGACGCCGGCGACGAGCAGAACGACCTCGTTCGGGTGACGGCAGACGGAACCGTCGAGCCCATCGTGTCGGTGGACGGCCAGGCCATCTTCATGGACACGACGATGGACGGCCAGACGGTGCTGTACGGCAGCGACGAGGGAGAGCAGATGAACCTCTACCGGTACGACACGGCGCGTGACGAGCGCCAGCAACTCACCGCCTACGAGCATCCGGTCATGTACGGGGCGTTCAGTCCTGACGACGATCGGATCGCGTACGCCACCAACGAATCGGACGCCCTCGAGAACCGAGACGCGTACGTGATGGCCGCCGACGGGAGCGAGAAACGCCGCCTCGACATCGGCGAGGACGGTTCGGAATCGACGGTCAGTGGCTGGTTCCCCGACGGTGAACGGGTACTCGTCTCGGACAACGCCGCCGATCTCCGTCGCGTCGGGATCTACGCGCTCGCGACCGACGAGATCGAGTGGCTTGGCCTGCACGAGGCCGAAGAGGCCCCAGCGGCGATCTCGCCAGACGGCCGGTACGTCCTCGTCTCGCGACAGCGCCGCGGGGCGACGATGCCCGTCGTGTACGATCTCGAGACGGACGAGGCGACCGAACTGGCCGTCGCGGAGGGAGTCGCCTCGATCCCCGGCGGCCGGACGAGTGCGTTCGTCGACGACTCGACGCTCGTCTTCTCTCACTCCCGCCCGGACGCGCGCAAGGAGCTGTACGAGTACGACCTCGAAACGCACGAGTACGAGGTCCTGCTCGAAGCGACCTACGGCGACGTCGACCCCGACGCCTTCGTCGACGCCGAGTACGTCACCTACGAGAGCGAGGACGGCCTCGAGATCGGCGGGCTGCTGTACGATCCCCGAGACGGACCGGTCAGAGCAGGCGACGAGACGGCCGTTCCGGGCGTGGTCCACGTCCACGGCGGCCCGCACGCGCGGTCGTCGAAGGCGTTCGGCCTGATGGCCCAGTTCCTCGTCTCCCGCGGCTACGCGGTCTTCCAGCCCAACTACCGGGGGTCGACGGGGCGTGGTCGGGCGTTCAAGCAGGCGATCCTCGGCGACTGGGGCGGGATGGAGCAGGCCGATGTCGCCGCGGGCGGCCGGTGGCTGATGGACCAAGACTGGATCGACGCGGACCGGGTCGCCGTCTACGGCGGCAGTTACGGCGGCTACTCCGTCTACTCACAGCTGACGCGCTACCCGACGCTGTGGACGACCGGCATCGCCTCGGTCGGCATCACCGATCTCCACCGCCTCTACGAGGAGGACATGCCCCACTTCCAGTACATGCTCCGCCAGCAGATGGGCGATCCCGAGGAGAATCACGAACTGTGGCGCGACCGGAGCCCGATCGAACACGTCGACGAGATCGAACGGCCCATCTACATGATCCACGGCGTCAACGATCCCCGCTGTCCGATCGAACAGGCCCGAATCTTCCGTGACGCGCTCGAGGAACGCGGCTGGACCGAGGGTACGGACTACGAGTACACAGAACTCGGCGAGGAGGGCCACGGCTCGACGGACATCGAACAGAAGGTCCGCAAGTTCGACCTGCTCGGCGACTATCTGCATCGGCAGCTCTGA
- a CDS encoding universal stress protein, with product MDDTAALSVETVLAPVDGSDASTAAVDDAVELADRYDATVHVLFVLGREVVLGMDADAVEEADVAESVRTYLADVRSHADDRGVPITTSTVHGFSRERKTTHPGSVVLDTADDVDADLVVVPRPSTDGPATVLETVAEYVLGYATQPVLSV from the coding sequence ATGGACGACACCGCTGCGCTTTCGGTCGAGACGGTGCTCGCTCCCGTCGACGGCAGCGACGCCTCGACGGCCGCGGTCGACGACGCCGTCGAACTCGCCGACCGCTACGACGCCACCGTCCACGTCCTCTTCGTCCTCGGTCGCGAGGTCGTCCTCGGGATGGACGCCGACGCCGTCGAGGAAGCCGACGTCGCCGAGAGCGTCAGGACCTACCTCGCGGACGTGCGGTCCCACGCCGACGACCGGGGCGTCCCGATCACCACGTCGACGGTCCACGGCTTCTCGCGCGAACGAAAGACGACCCACCCGGGAAGCGTCGTGCTGGACACGGCCGACGACGTCGACGCCGACCTCGTCGTCGTCCCGCGGCCCTCGACCGACGGCCCCGCCACCGTCCTGGAAACCGTCGCCGAGTACGTGCTGGGCTACGCGACCCAGCCGGTGCTCTCGGTTTGA
- a CDS encoding flagellar protein G yields MAGESISTLILFIAAMLVAASVAGTLVTTVGGLTNSVDSASDDVSTDIDTDLEIISDPGSGAIVGDSNETLRLLVKNTGDRTIPQDGTELDVLVDGEYIPTHNISITPQEEPVWRDGVVAAVDITLETPLDAGEHRVQLSVRGAESTFQFYYGGA; encoded by the coding sequence ATGGCGGGCGAGTCGATTTCGACGCTTATTTTGTTCATCGCGGCGATGTTAGTCGCCGCGAGCGTCGCCGGTACCCTCGTCACGACTGTCGGCGGGCTCACCAACTCGGTCGATTCCGCGAGCGACGACGTCAGTACGGACATCGACACCGATCTCGAGATCATCAGCGATCCCGGCAGCGGTGCGATCGTGGGTGACTCGAACGAGACACTCAGACTTCTCGTCAAGAACACTGGTGACCGGACGATTCCCCAAGACGGAACGGAACTGGACGTGCTCGTCGATGGAGAGTACATCCCGACCCACAACATCTCTATCACCCCACAGGAGGAGCCAGTCTGGCGTGACGGCGTCGTCGCAGCCGTCGATATCACGCTCGAAACACCACTCGACGCCGGTGAGCACCGGGTCCAGTTGTCGGTCAGGGGCGCCGAGAGTACGTTCCAGTTCTACTACGGGGGTGCCTGA
- a CDS encoding DUF7500 family protein, translating to MTADHSDDGVLDPDDLQLDPDHVERIEDNRFIVKPGDSDDRPAAGDASSPLDTDSAARDPDPVESLDPDPTGALAADPAPHGVDISLKTDGEVARHRNTSADIREVFADMMAWYATQLDEDVTPMEALEVLIATTDLDERI from the coding sequence ATGACCGCCGACCACTCCGACGACGGCGTGCTCGACCCCGACGATCTCCAGTTAGACCCGGACCACGTCGAGCGAATCGAAGACAATCGGTTCATCGTCAAACCCGGTGACTCGGACGATCGACCGGCCGCCGGTGATGCGTCGTCACCACTCGACACGGACAGCGCTGCTCGCGACCCCGATCCGGTTGAATCGCTCGACCCCGATCCGACCGGTGCACTCGCCGCCGATCCGGCACCCCACGGCGTCGATATCAGTCTGAAGACCGACGGCGAGGTGGCCCGCCACCGGAACACGTCGGCCGACATCCGTGAGGTGTTCGCCGACATGATGGCCTGGTACGCCACCCAGCTTGACGAGGACGTGACGCCGATGGAGGCCCTCGAAGTGCTGATTGCGACGACCGATCTCGACGAACGGATCTGA
- a CDS encoding flagellar protein F, whose protein sequence is MGFSSSAAVVILFLGVLVAIGMVFPVMETAYERQSAAMEQRDDRALEVRNTAIQVEGLYDSGTETLTVNVTNTGSTTLSVEHVDLLVDGRLVTDWNESDRAVEGDSARTLVQPGELLELTIDRDTEPNRLKVITGNGVAETVTEGI, encoded by the coding sequence ATGGGATTTAGTTCCAGTGCGGCCGTCGTCATCCTCTTTCTGGGGGTACTGGTCGCGATCGGGATGGTGTTTCCGGTGATGGAGACGGCCTACGAGCGTCAGTCGGCCGCGATGGAACAGCGCGACGACCGCGCGCTCGAGGTCAGAAACACGGCGATTCAGGTCGAGGGACTGTACGACTCCGGTACCGAGACGCTCACCGTGAACGTCACGAACACCGGCTCGACCACGCTCTCGGTCGAACACGTCGATCTCCTCGTCGACGGGCGACTCGTCACCGACTGGAACGAATCAGATCGCGCGGTCGAGGGTGACTCGGCGCGAACGCTCGTCCAGCCCGGCGAGTTGCTCGAGCTGACCATCGACCGGGACACGGAACCGAATCGACTCAAGGTGATCACCGGAAACGGTGTCGCCGAGACCGTCACGGAGGGGATCTGA
- a CDS encoding archaellin/type IV pilin N-terminal domain-containing protein, with translation MFEKLTDDEQRGQVGIGTLIVFIAMVLVAAIAAGVLINTAGVLQSQASDTGSETQEAVANQIEVIHASGNVSGGSAVDMVNMTVMKSAGSNAIDLTSMTLQYTSDTTDTTLTHDNTNGPDAETFTTENLAGEDGDETELISTDDRVKLTLNVSAIQGDDGLDGGSSATVALVDQSGAQFTYGISVPSTFGNKEVVEV, from the coding sequence ATGTTCGAAAAACTAACAGACGACGAACAGCGCGGTCAGGTCGGTATCGGTACCCTGATCGTGTTCATCGCGATGGTGCTGGTTGCGGCGATCGCAGCCGGCGTCCTGATCAACACGGCAGGAGTACTGCAGAGTCAAGCATCCGACACCGGGTCCGAGACCCAGGAGGCTGTCGCGAACCAGATCGAAGTTATTCACGCGAGCGGGAACGTGAGCGGTGGCAGTGCAGTCGACATGGTTAACATGACGGTCATGAAGTCCGCCGGATCGAACGCCATCGACCTTACGTCGATGACGCTCCAGTATACCAGTGATACCACTGACACGACGTTGACGCACGATAATACGAACGGACCGGATGCAGAGACGTTCACGACCGAGAATTTGGCCGGTGAGGACGGTGACGAGACGGAACTCATCAGCACCGACGATCGCGTCAAGCTCACGCTCAACGTAAGCGCGATCCAGGGTGACGACGGTCTTGATGGTGGCTCCAGCGCCACGGTCGCCCTCGTCGACCAGTCCGGTGCGCAGTTCACCTACGGCATCAGTGTGCCGTCGACCTTCGGCAACAAGGAAGTCGTGGAAGTCTAA
- a CDS encoding DUF5807 family protein translates to MPTDREAFLAGDRPDDVAIYIEDDAIDDETKLEDYGDRVADGTLLVVEGEQGRNAFRAATGLDAMAFAKEAMGTEGEIAETLTDATCPEHGDGNDDDDTHDLKFIFAFSEEQNEDVGGLYAEGDVVHAYARCTCGEAYSDKWVVEE, encoded by the coding sequence ATGCCGACCGACCGCGAGGCGTTTCTGGCCGGAGACCGGCCGGACGACGTCGCCATCTACATCGAAGACGACGCGATCGACGACGAGACGAAACTCGAAGACTACGGCGACCGGGTCGCCGACGGCACCCTCCTCGTCGTCGAGGGCGAGCAGGGCCGCAATGCCTTCCGTGCCGCGACCGGCCTCGACGCGATGGCCTTCGCGAAGGAGGCAATGGGGACCGAAGGCGAGATCGCCGAGACGTTGACCGACGCGACCTGTCCGGAGCACGGTGACGGGAACGATGACGACGATACACACGACCTCAAGTTCATCTTCGCCTTCAGTGAAGAGCAAAACGAGGACGTCGGCGGGCTCTACGCCGAAGGCGACGTCGTTCACGCCTATGCGCGATGTACGTGCGGCGAGGCGTACTCGGACAAGTGGGTCGTCGAAGAGTGA
- a CDS encoding type II/IV secretion system ATPase subunit → MADFGSTRLSNELDDLATEYPHLREHLEWFYEEYTEYPALIDEPSGEWESHRPNVIYEAEAPIFCHVYGDLGIDTTYYCVEPTLDEADKELYDRIRQRILDKSVTRPAPTNDEEFEEHLDALLDEVVEITSGITGQSIGRLKSLGTTKISISPQRFDRLRYQLQRDIVGLGPLEPVMADTANEDIHVIGPKQCYLDHGTYGMISATVDFGSPEEFEQWLRNMGERMSHPVSDSDPIIDSTLPDGSRINIIYSDDVSVQGPSLTIRQGEEIPLSVFQITNWGTLSPELAAYLWLCLENEQTVFVVGETASGKTTTLNASLSFIPRDSKIYTAEDTAEVVPPHDTWQQLLTREGSGDESADVDMFDLVAAALRSRPDYIVVGEVRGAEGQMAFQAAQTGHPVMLTFHASDIVSMIQRFTGAPINVPETFMDNCDVALFQNRVKQGDDVLRRVTSVQEIEGYSDYEGGVVTRQAFRWDPRDDEIVFTGRNNSFVLEEQIATLLGYADTREIYDELDKRAEIIRQLIDADVLGYHEVNKAIADFQRDGIEGLPIQPTGMHQFA, encoded by the coding sequence ATGGCTGACTTTGGCTCGACACGACTCTCGAACGAACTCGACGACCTGGCGACCGAATACCCGCACCTCAGGGAGCACCTCGAGTGGTTTTACGAGGAGTACACCGAGTATCCCGCGCTGATCGACGAACCGAGCGGGGAGTGGGAGTCACACCGGCCGAACGTCATCTACGAGGCCGAGGCCCCCATCTTCTGTCACGTCTACGGTGACCTCGGCATCGACACGACCTACTACTGCGTCGAACCGACGCTCGACGAGGCCGACAAGGAGCTGTACGACCGGATCCGCCAGCGAATCCTCGACAAGAGCGTCACCCGGCCGGCACCGACGAACGACGAGGAGTTCGAGGAACACCTGGATGCGCTTCTCGACGAAGTTGTCGAGATAACGAGCGGGATCACCGGTCAGTCGATCGGCCGCCTCAAATCCCTCGGAACGACCAAGATATCGATCTCACCGCAGCGGTTCGACCGATTGCGCTACCAGCTCCAGCGCGACATCGTCGGACTTGGCCCTCTCGAACCGGTCATGGCCGACACGGCCAACGAGGACATTCACGTGATCGGGCCGAAGCAGTGCTACCTCGATCACGGCACGTACGGGATGATCAGCGCCACGGTCGACTTCGGGTCGCCCGAAGAATTCGAACAGTGGCTACGAAACATGGGCGAACGGATGAGCCACCCGGTCAGCGACTCGGATCCGATCATCGACTCCACGCTGCCCGATGGCTCGCGTATCAACATCATCTACTCCGACGATGTCTCGGTGCAAGGGCCGTCGCTGACCATCCGACAGGGCGAGGAGATCCCGCTGTCGGTCTTCCAGATCACCAACTGGGGTACCCTGAGCCCCGAGCTGGCTGCGTACCTCTGGCTCTGCCTGGAGAACGAACAGACGGTCTTCGTCGTCGGCGAGACGGCGTCGGGCAAGACGACGACGCTCAACGCCTCGTTGTCGTTCATCCCGCGGGATTCGAAGATCTACACCGCGGAGGACACCGCGGAGGTCGTCCCGCCGCACGACACCTGGCAGCAACTGCTCACCAGGGAAGGGTCGGGCGACGAAAGCGCCGACGTCGACATGTTCGATCTGGTCGCCGCTGCACTGCGATCGCGCCCCGACTACATCGTCGTGGGTGAGGTCCGGGGAGCGGAGGGGCAGATGGCGTTCCAGGCTGCCCAGACGGGCCACCCAGTGATGCTCACCTTCCACGCGAGTGACATCGTCTCGATGATCCAGCGCTTTACGGGGGCGCCGATCAACGTCCCCGAGACGTTCATGGACAACTGCGACGTCGCGCTCTTCCAGAACCGCGTCAAGCAGGGCGACGACGTCCTACGCCGGGTCACCTCCGTCCAGGAGATCGAGGGCTACTCCGACTACGAGGGTGGTGTCGTCACCCGACAGGCGTTCCGCTGGGATCCCCGCGACGACGAGATCGTCTTCACCGGGCGGAACAACTCGTTCGTTCTGGAAGAACAGATCGCGACGCTGCTGGGCTACGCGGACACGCGAGAGATCTACGACGAACTCGACAAGCGAGCGGAGATCATCCGCCAGCTCATCGACGCGGACGTGCTCGGCTATCACGAGGTCAACAAGGCGATCGCCGATTTCCAGCGTGACGGGATCGAAGGGCTGCCCATACAGCCCACCGGGATGCACCAGTTCGCCTGA
- a CDS encoding DHH family phosphoesterase yields MDDLFDTTDLDPARRSLLPGAGFFLPDDLEADLESDRIEAAVADAECVVVADPDADGLACVALIREAYDDVLKLPELDARDDESDAESDGETDDADGSAGAVETSASDASAETSDHDTPAEAIDSDAPSEAIDAPEPGPHDVVLVPASPHDVEDALGRVAGAARSGVDLFVCDLAPDRYEYVADELEAAVNVADSVRWYDHHQWDDDVAAAVRDAGADLVVGDSDEECSADVVARSLETTFDDRLTDLVAVTRDHDLWIREDSRSDDLADYAYWTDPEEYVEVVRKHGADLPEWVREFLAERRVEKERLIEYAVDRAEFHAVGPYTVGVTYGRCSQNEVAEALREQGADAAVVVKPAGSASIRGTDTFDRCHEVADRVNGGGHPKAAGCKPDIYDDMLDYANHWTTRGAVTKRVILRAFEAVVETDRPDEE; encoded by the coding sequence ATGGACGACCTGTTCGACACGACAGATCTCGACCCGGCGCGCCGGAGTCTGCTCCCCGGAGCCGGCTTCTTCCTCCCCGACGATCTCGAGGCCGACCTCGAGAGCGACCGCATCGAAGCCGCCGTCGCCGACGCCGAGTGTGTCGTCGTCGCCGATCCCGACGCCGATGGGCTGGCCTGCGTCGCGCTGATCCGCGAGGCCTACGACGACGTGCTGAAACTGCCGGAGCTGGATGCCAGAGACGACGAGAGCGACGCCGAAAGCGACGGCGAGACCGACGACGCTGACGGCAGCGCCGGGGCGGTCGAGACGTCCGCTTCCGACGCCTCGGCAGAGACATCCGATCACGACACCCCGGCCGAGGCGATCGATTCTGACGCTCCGAGCGAGGCGATCGACGCCCCCGAGCCGGGTCCACACGACGTGGTGCTGGTGCCGGCGAGTCCCCACGACGTCGAGGACGCCCTCGGTCGCGTCGCCGGTGCCGCCAGATCCGGCGTCGACCTCTTCGTCTGTGATCTCGCACCCGACCGGTACGAGTACGTCGCCGACGAGCTCGAGGCAGCGGTGAACGTCGCCGACTCGGTTCGCTGGTACGACCACCACCAGTGGGACGACGACGTGGCGGCCGCCGTCCGGGACGCGGGGGCGGACCTCGTCGTCGGCGACTCCGACGAGGAGTGCAGCGCCGACGTCGTCGCACGTTCGCTCGAGACCACGTTCGACGATCGCCTCACCGATCTCGTCGCCGTCACGCGCGATCACGACCTCTGGATCCGCGAGGATTCCCGCAGTGACGATCTCGCGGACTACGCGTACTGGACCGATCCCGAGGAGTACGTCGAGGTCGTCCGCAAACACGGCGCCGACCTGCCCGAGTGGGTGCGCGAGTTCCTCGCCGAGCGTCGCGTCGAGAAAGAGCGCCTGATCGAGTACGCGGTCGACCGCGCGGAGTTCCACGCGGTCGGTCCCTACACCGTCGGCGTCACCTACGGCCGCTGCTCGCAGAACGAGGTCGCGGAGGCGCTTCGCGAACAGGGTGCCGACGCCGCCGTCGTCGTCAAACCCGCAGGGAGTGCCTCGATCCGCGGGACGGACACGTTCGACCGCTGCCACGAGGTCGCCGACCGCGTCAACGGCGGCGGTCATCCGAAGGCCGCGGGCTGCAAACCCGACATCTACGACGACATGCTCGACTACGCGAACCACTGGACGACCCGCGGTGCGGTCACCAAACGCGTCATCCTTCGAGCGTTCGAAGCCGTGGTAGAAACCGATCGGCCTGATGAGGAGTAG
- a CDS encoding FlaD/FlaE family flagellar protein: MDLTLANLRELFQNLLGNTGGRRGREREQVRQQQDGTQGAVTEDPAGQGFPGEPSAEASQQPGAAAGQQQPAGQTGDPANAQAAQGGGADATDTSSTDQSTSSFDQDRPDSDELDDDEVVDDLYHRIETLEEELERNGTRLGSIRDAQESVSDDIEEVNDTVRRLLGVYDRLTEQVNPFTGAGEEAEGFGVFGENHEEGFGLNQQTTETGGASISFDDLRSAVEEADGAGEPQRIPFEDELDDEPGKPADADRESDETSTDASVEVQATDEVAGEEATDVTEDDDADADDSDVTLSSLADTYAADLLVFEWLTELVRTGGPSATLRAISYYHEIGWIDDDVRQHLEAVLSGPDLDIHVDPERTPEELTAEDHADSYEYIMKLQEVHEASAEVEL, translated from the coding sequence ATGGATCTAACGTTAGCCAATCTCAGGGAGCTCTTTCAGAACCTGCTCGGGAACACGGGTGGCCGCCGTGGTCGCGAACGAGAGCAGGTGCGACAGCAGCAGGACGGCACACAGGGGGCCGTCACGGAGGATCCGGCGGGCCAGGGATTTCCCGGCGAACCGAGCGCCGAGGCGAGCCAACAGCCGGGCGCCGCGGCCGGCCAACAGCAGCCAGCGGGCCAGACCGGTGATCCGGCGAACGCCCAGGCCGCACAGGGAGGTGGAGCGGACGCGACCGACACATCGAGCACCGATCAGTCCACTTCCTCGTTCGACCAGGACCGGCCGGATTCGGACGAACTCGACGACGACGAAGTGGTCGACGATCTCTACCACCGTATCGAGACGCTCGAAGAGGAACTCGAGCGAAACGGCACCCGACTCGGTTCGATTCGCGACGCCCAGGAGAGCGTCAGCGACGACATCGAGGAGGTAAACGACACCGTCCGGCGCCTGCTCGGCGTCTACGATCGACTGACGGAACAGGTCAACCCGTTCACCGGAGCGGGCGAGGAGGCCGAGGGCTTCGGCGTCTTCGGCGAAAATCACGAGGAAGGGTTCGGATTGAACCAGCAGACCACCGAAACCGGTGGAGCCTCGATTTCCTTCGACGACCTTCGATCGGCAGTCGAGGAGGCGGACGGTGCCGGGGAGCCACAGCGAATCCCCTTCGAAGACGAACTCGACGACGAGCCGGGGAAACCGGCCGATGCAGACCGCGAATCCGACGAGACGTCGACGGACGCGTCCGTCGAAGTGCAGGCGACCGACGAGGTAGCTGGGGAAGAAGCTACCGACGTAACCGAGGACGACGATGCGGATGCCGACGACTCGGACGTCACGCTCTCATCGCTCGCGGACACGTATGCGGCAGATCTCCTCGTCTTCGAGTGGCTCACCGAGCTGGTCCGAACCGGTGGACCGTCTGCGACACTGCGTGCGATTTCGTACTACCACGAGATCGGCTGGATCGACGACGACGTGCGCCAGCATCTCGAGGCCGTCCTCAGCGGGCCGGACCTCGACATTCACGTCGATCCCGAACGGACGCCGGAGGAACTGACCGCGGAGGACCACGCCGACAGTTACGAGTACATCATGAAGCTCCAGGAAGTCCACGAGGCCAGCGCGGAGGTGGAACTCTGA
- a CDS encoding universal stress protein → MFERVLVATDGSESVRRAIDVGLDVAARFDADLHAVTVLDTGELASTPEALREEYRAALESQAETALDSLEQQVATESVSTAIRDGRPEAEIRAHADEIDADLIVAGTRGRHGEHRQLLGSVAEHLVRTSSVPVLTVRQLATDEEAEL, encoded by the coding sequence ATGTTCGAGCGAGTGCTCGTCGCGACGGACGGGTCCGAAAGCGTCAGGCGCGCCATCGACGTCGGCCTCGACGTCGCAGCGCGCTTCGACGCCGACCTTCACGCGGTGACGGTGCTGGATACGGGTGAACTCGCGTCCACTCCCGAGGCGCTCCGCGAGGAGTATCGAGCCGCGCTGGAGTCGCAGGCGGAGACGGCGCTCGATTCCTTGGAGCAGCAGGTGGCGACCGAGTCCGTCTCGACGGCCATCCGCGACGGGCGACCCGAAGCCGAAATCCGGGCCCACGCCGACGAGATCGACGCCGACCTGATCGTCGCCGGCACGCGCGGTCGCCACGGCGAGCACCGCCAGCTCCTGGGGAGCGTCGCCGAACACCTCGTCAGGACGTCGTCGGTCCCGGTCCTCACGGTGCGCCAGCTCGCCACGGACGAGGAAGCCGAACTCTGA
- a CDS encoding ATPase domain-containing protein, with amino-acid sequence MVDHYPLGLTGSDRVESAFGGGIPQGSIVLVEGEDGAGKSAISQRFSYGMAEEDVYVTYISTELASWEFVQQMHSLSYDVVDHLLGEQLLFLHADIDTHNDGQQRELLTRFTEATTLWQADVVFVDSLSALLRNDPRYESVAGTGDEDHVLQRLVSFLRSVTEQDKTVIFTVDPTSVGDDALRPLRNVVDVYFQLETNSVGQEIRRNVRVRRFQNMKNPVDDSIGYSVQQGRGLSIVSRTVA; translated from the coding sequence GTGGTGGACCACTACCCGCTCGGATTGACGGGGAGTGATCGCGTCGAGAGTGCGTTCGGCGGCGGAATCCCGCAGGGATCGATCGTGCTCGTCGAGGGAGAAGACGGCGCGGGCAAGAGCGCCATCTCGCAGCGCTTCTCCTACGGCATGGCCGAAGAGGACGTCTACGTGACGTACATCTCGACCGAACTGGCCTCCTGGGAGTTCGTCCAGCAGATGCACTCGCTGTCGTACGACGTGGTCGACCACCTGCTCGGCGAGCAGCTCCTGTTCCTGCACGCGGACATCGACACTCACAACGATGGCCAGCAGCGGGAACTCCTCACGCGCTTTACGGAGGCGACGACGCTGTGGCAAGCCGACGTCGTCTTCGTCGACAGCCTCTCGGCGTTGCTTCGCAACGATCCTCGCTACGAGTCCGTCGCCGGCACTGGCGACGAGGACCACGTCCTGCAACGGCTGGTCTCCTTCCTTCGGTCGGTGACCGAGCAGGACAAGACGGTGATCTTCACCGTCGACCCGACGAGTGTCGGCGACGACGCCCTCAGGCCGCTTCGGAACGTGGTCGACGTCTACTTCCAGCTCGAGACGAACTCGGTCGGGCAGGAGATCAGGCGAAACGTCAGGGTGCGTCGCTTCCAGAACATGAAAAATCCGGTCGACGACTCGATCGGCTACTCGGTCCAACAGGGCCGTGGACTCTCGATCGTGAGCAGGACGGTGGCTTAA